The Candidatus Methylomirabilota bacterium genomic interval CAGCCACAGCACCGTACTGCCCACCGCCGCGCACTGCAGCCAGTCGGCCGCGCTCAAGCTCACGGTCGAGAAGGCCTGCTGGAGGAACGAGATGTGGATCACCGCCACCTGCAGCGCGAGTGACAGCAGGACGGCCCCCCCACAGCCCATCCGTTGGAGAAGAGGTCCCGGAACGCGCTGTGCTCGTCGGAGCGGGCGCTGAACACCGTGAAGAGGGAGAAGAACAGCAGCGTGGTGAACGCCATCGTCTGTGCGTACCGCATGGTGCCCGAGCCTTCGATCAGCCCACCGGGCAGGCTGGCGTCCAGGACGAGCAGCGTCGCGACGGCCATGATGACGCCAACGAACACGATGCGCGCCCACATGGGGCCGGTGATGGCGCCCTTTCCCCGGGCCCGCGGCCGCTCGCTCATCACGCCGGCGGCGGCCGGATCCATCCCGAGCGCGAGCGCGGGGGCGCCGTCCGACACGAGGTTGATCCACATGATGTGCGTCGCCAGCAGCGGCAGGACCAGGCCGTCCGATCTCACGGTGTCCGGGCACGCTGAGGTCCGGCTCGACCAGCACCCGCCCGGCCTGGTCGGTGGCGGCATCGAGCTCCATGCCGAGCGCCCGACGTCGAACCCGACGACCTCGCCCAGGAGAGACCGGATGTTGTCCGCCTTGCGCAGGACGTGGCGCAGGGGGGAGGCGATCTCGCCGGGCGAGAGCACGGCCAGCCCGGCGGCGGCAGGGCGGGGGCGGCCTTGGCGATCCGCGCGGGATCCTCGAGGAAGAGCTCGCCCACTTTGCGGGGATCGTAGTAGTCGGGAATCATCGGGTCCTCCGGAGCTTGGTCTGGAGCGCCAGGGTTTCGGGGCTGAACTCGAGGGCGTACTTCGGATCGGCCGGCGCAGAGCCCCAGGCCTCGTAACCCGCGGGCTCCGCCTTGCCCTCCTGGCCGATGATGCCAGTCGGACCGCCGCCCTGCATGCGGCGCCAGAGCACGGGGCGGCCGGGGACGCTCTCCTTGCCGCGGTTGACATCGTCGGCGAACTTCATG includes:
- a CDS encoding cation transporting ATPase C-terminal domain-containing protein, with the protein product MLSPGEIASPLRHVLRKADNIRSLLGEVVGFDVGRSAWSSMPPPTRPGGCWSSRTSACPDTVRSDGLVLPLLATHIMWINLVSDGAPALALGMDPAAAGVMSERPRARGKGAITGPMWARIVFVGVIMAVATLLVLDASLPGGLIEGSGTMRYAQTMAFTTLLFFSLFTVFSARSDEHSAFRDLFSNGWAVGGPSCCHSRCRWR